In the genome of Dermacentor silvarum isolate Dsil-2018 chromosome 1, BIME_Dsil_1.4, whole genome shotgun sequence, one region contains:
- the LOC119463402 gene encoding GDP-fucose transporter 1 translates to MGDRAIAIKYIRIAGVVSAYWLISISLVFINNTLLSDKKRKLDAPLFITFFQCFVSYVLCVILSFLSEKLPSVFHFPKINHDFNTIKELMPLSAFFVAMVTFNNLCLKHVGVAFYTVSRSLTTVFNVMFTYFVLRQTTSVPAVACCGIIVAGFLLGVNQEGHMGSLSVFGVTCGVLASATLSMYSIYTKKMLPVVGDSVSLLTFYNNVNALLLFFPLVILFGEVPVIYNFPFLSDPVFWSLMLVSGVFGFLIGYVTMLQIQVTSPLTHNVSGTAKACTQTVLAVIWFSEVKSVLWWISNGLVLLGSAAYTRVRQLEMLKHHMNTTKSEDKGKDSIIKV, encoded by the coding sequence ATGGGCGACCGGGCGATTGCGATAAAGTACATCCGAATTGCGGGTGTTGTTAGTGCATACTGGCTAATTTCAATATCCCTCGTTTTCATCAACAACACCTTGCTGTCGGACAAAAAGAGGAAGCTTGATGCCCCGCTGTTCATCACGTTCTTTCAGTGTTTCGTGTCTTATGTTCTGTGCGTGATACTGAGCTTCCTCAGCGAGAAGCTTCCGAGTGTGTTTCATTTCCCGAAGATTAATCACGACTTCAATACCATAAAAGAGCTGATGCCGCTTTCTGCTTTTTTTGTTGCCATGGTGACATTCAACAACCTCTGCCTGAAGCATGTTGGCGTCGCCTTCTACACCGTCAGCCGATCACTAACGACTGTTTTCAACGTGATGTTCACCTACTTCGTGCTGCGCCAGACCACATCAGTGCCTGCCGTTGCGTGCTGCGGCATTATTGTGGCGGGTTTTCTTCTGGGAGTGAACCAGGAAGGTCACATGGGATCTTTGTCGGTGTTTGGTGTAACCTGTGGTGTGCTCGCCAGTGCAACCTTGTCGATGTACAGTATCTACACGAAGAAGATGCTGCCGGTGGTTGGAGACAGTGTGTCGCTGCTGACATTTTATAACAACGTTAACGCCCTGTTGCTCTTCTTTCCCCTAGTCATACTTTTTGGGGAGGTACCCGTCATCTATAATTTTCCATTTTTGTCGGACCCTGTGTTCTGGAGTCTTATGCTTGTCAGTGGAGTCTTTGGTTTTCTGATTGGCTATGTAACAATGCTGCAAATTCAGGTTACATCACCACTCACCCACAATGTTAGTGGTACAGCTAAAGCTTGTACACAGACTGTACTTGCAGTAATATGGTTTTCTGAAGTGAAGTCCGTCTTGTGGTGGATCAGCAATGGTTTGGTACTTCTAGGTTCGGCGGCATACACGCGTGTGCGCCAGCTTGAAATGCTGAAACACCACATGAACACAACAAAGTCCGAGGACAAAGGCAAGGACTCTATCATAAAAGTTTGA